The following nucleotide sequence is from Populus nigra chromosome 15, ddPopNigr1.1, whole genome shotgun sequence.
GAATCTATGATAGGCGGGTTACATATGTCCATAATAAAGGAACTCAAGAGGACAAGCTAAATTcatcatttcaagctcagctCTGCTCCTCTGCATCTTCTGCTTCCTGTGCAGCAGCGGCAGCCATCAACTCATCAAACTTTTCTGTCTTGCCGAGCAATATTTCAATCTGTAAGAGAACGAATCCAGATTGTCAGTCTTTTActcttgaaaaagaaataaatccaaaaaatgaCTAGCTATTGACAAAAAAGAGTGAAGAGCAGCTAGCTCAGACGGGTACAAATACTAAGAATACACACACAGGGACGATTCTGCAGAGGCCTCACAGTATAGCTAGATTGGATAAATTTTAACCATAAGCTACATCTCTGGATTAATATGATCCCCTGGTATCTGTAGTACTTGGTGAAATAAGGCATCCATTAAAAGAGAGTCCATGGCAAAACCCCATCAATGTTGCATCCTCCATCTTCTAATTTGAACCTGGGATCATGCCCCTCTTAAACAAACCTAAAAATGCATGCTAGCATGCACAGTGGCAGTTTTTGTTActttaaaaacacatttatgCAAAAAATCCTAGGTTTCCCAAAGAAAGCAGTGCAGAAAAAATTCCAAAGCTGGTGAAATCTTTATTTGGGAGGATTCCATCCGCTGCATGCCTCCACAAGTTATCCTAACAGTATGTCTGACAAATGTTGTCCAACACAAGGCAACACGATGATTTACCTTAGCTTTCGGAACAGGACGCCCTCCTGTTTCTTCCCTCATGTCAACTGTGGACGTCGTGATCTCTAAGCATACACACAACACATAATAAGTGATCACGCTCTCAACATCAGCTTGAATCATAGAGGGAGACATAAGAAAGGAAGAGAAATCTCACTTTTCTCAACAGCAAGTCCATTATTCTTCAAGATCTCAGCAATGGTAACAACAGTGGCTATTGCTGTACAtgtaacataaaaatcaaattatattcaAAATCTACAATAACAAGAAATATGGACCAAAATACTTTTCTTCCGTAACCAAAGTTTTCAGAAAAAAGAGAGGTCGTATGACTACATTGCACCGCACTTCCATCTTATGTTTTGTGATTAAATAGTGTATGTTTAAATCAGACACCCAGCCAAGTTGAGCAATAACTCCCGTGGCTTACAATTAGCCAAATCACCACTTGATAGGGAATGCAACACAGATTACTAATTTCAACAGGCAAGAAATGCATCCTAAGTAtaagagaaataaatatataaataaatgaaatcagCATGCGGATAAAGAAACAATACCCATCCCAAGAGCAGAGAGCTCCACTTCATTGTGCTGTTGCATGTACCTCTGCAAAAAATCAACCATTAAATAGCTAAATAACAGAACAGtccaaaaatacaaataataacgTCACTAAAACCATTTCCCTTTCTCTAACAAGCCAAGAATTACAAAACCCTCCACCAAATTCAGAAGATACAACCATGTTTTAATTAACTTCAACGCAATAATAAGATACACAAACTtccatttttcatttgttttctcatCCACAGTTCTCCCAGCATCCAAACAGAGCccgtaaaaagaaaagaacagaaaaacccTAAACAGAAAAGGGcaagaaaagagaataaaacAGGACCCGTGTCCATAACAGCAACAAATCCCTTAAACTTTAAAACCCTAAATAGATCATTAAACCCGTATAAAAGACAAAGATCTAGcttatccaaaaaaaagaagagaagtgaAACATTAAGGGGGGTTTGGGTTTGGATGCTTTAAGTTACCTTGGCGAGATTAACGTAGAAGAAAAGAGGTTTTTTGGTGTTAGAAACTTGGATTCGGTTCTTCTTGTTATTGCCTGAATCTGCTGCTGCTGTGATGTTTAAGTTGGTAACACCCTCTGTAATTCCTTCCATTGCTCACTGctttccttctttattttctttctttcttttagagagagaaaagccCTACTTTCCAATCTAttccactctctctctttctagctagctagctatctCCTGCCTGCTATATTTCTAGATGAAGGCGAGAGAGGgattttgtgttataaatactCAAAAACCCTTAGCCCAAGCATCCCCTCCTACTGCTTCCCTGCTTTTTACTAGGGGTTTGCTCTCCGATTTTGTTATTTAGATACGGTGTCGTTTCAAACAATTAGCCCCAAGCCCAGCCCACTCATCCTTAATTGGGCTTCTCCATTcacctctttttctttttttttaaatggaaaaaattgaaCTAGGTTAATTTACTGAAGGAGtcgaatattttattaaaataatattattttattttttaaaataaaattaaaatttaatcaagtGTTTTactaagataatatattttctatttaactttaaacatgatataaattaaactttaaatcagaatttttttaattaacttatttaGTACGGtcaggtttaataattatacaaatgactaaattaaacaaatatacaaGATGGGGTTAATAAAATGTCAATAttc
It contains:
- the LOC133674499 gene encoding uncharacterized protein At2g34160-like — protein: MEGITEGVTNLNITAAADSGNNKKNRIQVSNTKKPLFFYVNLAKRYMQQHNEVELSALGMAIATVVTIAEILKNNGLAVEKKITTSTVDMREETGGRPVPKAKIEILLGKTEKFDELMAAAAAQEAEDAEEQS